Within the Pagrus major chromosome 4, Pma_NU_1.0 genome, the region TAGCTTGAATACGTTGTCTCTGTATTCGTTCAGGTTTGTCACTTCACAGTTAAACAGATCTAGGCTTTTCAGCGTCCCCAATTCTTTCTGTCAAAAGAAATATCAAGTTTGATGAATAATACAGCCAGCTGCTTTACATCGagtacttttttaaaagtacTCTCACTTACCAATGGTTCTATTGTGCTGAGGTCTTTAATCTTGTTGCCACTGAGGTTGAGATGTGTGAGGTTGGGGCATTTCGCTGCCAGAACTTCCAACCCTCCTGAGATCCTGTTATCGCTGAGTTCAAGCTGTTGATCaatcaaacaatgaaaatatgtaaaacCTTAAAGCCCAGAAGATATATAATTGCTTTACATAGAAAAACACCCACCtttttgagtttatttagcTTCGGCAAGTGGGCAACTGTCGTCAGTCCGACGTTGATTGTGCTTAGAAACTCCAGCTCCTCAAATTCGTCTGTTAGACCTTCGATCTTTCCTTCATTTGAGCGACAGTTGTCTAGCACAAGTTCTTTGACCTgaagaacaaacagaaacatctaGTCAGAATatgtcaaatgaataaatagcTGAAAATATGTCAAAGGTCAGAGTGCATTAAATACGTTCTGGGTGTGTTCATTTCTTTGTCCGGACATTTCAAGGTTTAAACTTTTTTGATAAAAGTTTGGTTTCAGTCGTTTTATTTGGAAGAGATGCTCTAATTCCTAGCAAAGTTGAATGTGACTTTACTTTTACAAGTCACTTTGGACTTAATTGTCTGCCAAGTACAGACTGTGAAAATGTAATGTAGTATTTGGCACATGAAATCGATTGTGTTTCAGCTTCTGGAAAGCTCAAGATGTTCCATTCAAGCAATTTTCCTGACTAGGCTTCATATTGTGGAGAGTTAAATTCAGGAGCAAGCTAACACAGATTGATCTACATTAATTTTACCTTAAGGCCATATCTGTTCTCAAAATAGCTTAtggtatatttactcaagtgcttGTACCAGAGTGGCACCATTTACTGTCACTTTATACTACAgttagttttggagaagaaattcaaactcaaatgttaatatttacattattaatgaagctacaaaggtggcagggtccgccacatataaacaaagtaaaacagtaagaaactgtgttgtcctttaaagtcagtttgtttattcagtcatgaacatttagtttgtttagccATACAAAAAGAAAGGTCGATTAAAATATCTTgtgcaaaacaacacacagcaccTTCACAGTTGGCTCTACATTGacgaaaaacataaaaaaaaatgctgctttcaaGTTCAACTTGTAATAACAATCTAATAATGTAGgctatatataataatataaacgTTATTGTTGATGAATGATAGGCTAGGTGTGTGCTTTATTTAGGCGCAAGCAAACTTTTGAAAGCAggacttttcattttaaaggagtAAATATTTTCTAATTGTGTGGTATTGCTGTTAGCTATTGCTATTAAGTATTAGTATACTTCTCTTAACACTGTTTATGCCTACATAAGACTGCTTaagcattaaataaaaaaacttgacaaaaaaataagaaaaatgtaagaaaaaggTTCTTACATGAACCTAGTCCTTCGGGGCTAGCTAAACAAAGGCATCACAGCCTGTACTACAGTGTAAGAGCGTGTCAGCGCATTGATATTTCATTAGTGTGATGTGCGGTCACAGGTGCGCTGTTATCGGATATTTTACTGCGGCCTTGAACGTGACTCAGCCAATCAGCACCGAGGACCGGAACTATAAACACTACCGTCCATCATTAGATCAATACTCCGTTCACACACATGTCATCAAGTATCGCGATGCACTGGCTCTGCTTTCATTACGTAAATATCACATTTAGCTACTTTTCCAGTCCGAGCAGATGTAACGCGACGGTTCGTAGGCGTTTCTTTTCGAGGTGAAGTGTAATGAGAGATGTGTGTGAGCGGCGCAGATGCACATTAGTCAAAACAAGTCGGAGTGAAACAGACCTACGAGTCGTGCACAGGGTCATTTGTGAGTAGGAGGGGCAGCTGAGGCAGATTAGATAGCTGCCAGGCAAACGTTTCATTGTGTCTTGTGCTAAACAGTTGCCGATTGGATCGATGGCGTGTATAGACTCCTAATAATACGAAGGTATGATGAATCGTTCGTCATGTGTGTCGAATGAACGGGGTGTTCGCTGTGTTTCGTATTGCCTTTGTTTCTCGGTAAAATGGCGGCTTGTCCTAGTTCTGGAAAACTGGAGCAACGACGCGGCTCGACGATTTGTTGTCATTGTGTGCCTCGGCCTCTCGTCGACACCGACAGAGCCTCGATGAATCCGGTGGACGAGCACCGAGCGGTCCAGAACGAGGAGCGGGAGTGTGTTCGTGCCTCGCGCCGCCGTGTTCACGGATAACGGTCCATGCTAGCGCCGCTTTCTTCGGGGCCGTCTGTGCGCACCGCGGCTCCGCTCCTCGGCTCGCAGGCTCACCGGTGCCGAGCTGCTCCGTGTTTGAATGCACCTCCTGCAGAAATAAGCGAGCTCGGCCGGACAGTTTGAGCGACCGTACGTGCAGAATGCAGCTCAGATCGAGGCTGTGATCTTTATGCATCATTGATAATGTCATGACTTTGAGTATCCGCATCCCTTAACGCGCCAAGCGCACGGCTTAAACATGTTAGTGTGAAATGCATTTTTCCAGTCAGTCACGGCACAATCAGACGACGagtaaataaacaacaagaGGGGGGTTTAAACCGAGAAAGGGGCTGCGTTCGTAGATGAAAAGTTACAAATATGGCTCCTCGTACTGCTGCTTGCCTTGTTTATACCGCTGGCATATAGAAAAAGCTGTGCTGCATTCTCAAACTGCTCGTGAAAAACGTGATGTTGGAGCCGCACAAAAGTTCCAGCAGCGTCCCCGCAGCACCTGCCGGCTGTAAACACGCTCTCAGCAATGTGACCCGACCTCTCCATCATCTTTTAACTTGTAAGAAACTTTGACTCCCCCACGCCAAGACATCACACGAAAAGATTCTCCATTAGCTGAGTGTGAAACGGTACCGAGCGAGATGTGAGGCCAACTTACGTCTGACGGAGTGCGGTTCCGCAACTCTAGATGAATTCTTTTCTTCATGTCCATCCTGGATCAGCGCGCCCGGGATATGAtacacacttttaaaaaattactgCAAATGCAACTAGCACCTCCAGAACAGACTGCTGTTGTTCATTCAAACTTGATCCGCTCGGTGGGCGGGAGCACGTCTCGGGATTGTCGTCACCGCCGACCAATGGCAGCGGCTAAATAAAGAGGGAACGGATTTACAGAGGCACGGGCCAATGGAGCCTCCCTTATAAAACTGGGTGGGGTTTTGTTGTCGAagtttggttgttttgttaACTTAAGTTTACATGGTTAATGCAATACTTAGATGATTAACACTGAGCACAAGCGATGGGAGAGAGATGCCGCATGTTTGTCAGTGCATGAATAATCAACATCAAACCCTCCACATGACTTCAAGCCTTGTTTAGAGCTGGTGATTATGTGGAGCTCTTATTTAttgtcataaaacaacataCACATAACACATTTGTCCCAATGTTTACAAAAcaagtaagaaaaacaaaagaaaatcactcCAATAGAggaattttaaaataatatgtaACAAACAAGATGTTTTACTCAAAACCGAAGCAGGActggtaaaaaaataataatgatattgaCAACGATATAGAGCAGGTCTGCAACTAAcgatcattttcattatctattaatctgcagattattatAAGATAATCatttattagtcccacaacaGGGAAACttgcattattacagcagcaaagaggacagcaaaaacagcatcaattaaacacagtaataataaataaacatgaaaatataagtaaaaaaaagcagtaagaacaaaataaataatacaaataaacaaaacttcAAAGATATTTACACCATTGCCCATTGGGATGTTGAGATTGCACAGTAAAAAGTCAGTTTTGGTGAGTTGGTCTactgtttggttgtttgttaACTTGAGTTTACATGGTTAATGTAATACTGAGATGTTTAACACTGAGCACAAGCGATGAGAGGGGGATGCCACATGTTTGTCAGTGCATGAGTGTCAACATTAAACCTCCACATGACTTCAAGCCTTGTTAACCCTCATGCAactgatgaaaaacagaaacattttactCAGACCACATTAACTGATCCATGTCCAAAACTGCCATAAAAATACCATATAGTAATATTATTGTCCTTCCTTCCAACCTTCGCTGGGTTACATTCTTCAACTAACATCAGTCCTGATAATAACTactaaatattcattcattttctggaTTTTAACTCTTTAAAtaccagtttgtttacatgatgccattgttgtttttaatgaaaaaaataataatatacgtaatatataatatttccATGACTGTTTcacatggaacatttttttgttctaTATGTGGTCTTTTATCAGTTGCATGAGGGTTCAGTTTTATTATAAGGCAAAGTCCCCTACAGGACACAAGGGGAATGGCATATATTAAGTTTATGGGCCAAAACACATGAGtgaaaaatagtaaaaattacaaaaactcaTCCAGGACTACAGAATGAAGCCTGATAACATGATGCATGATTGTATGCTGTAATGACAGTGGgttgaaaaaaaaggtttaaagatacataatatgtacaaccATACCACCAGGGTATTATAAACCTATTATATGAGCTGAGGTGGAAATTTAACACCTTTGCCAAAACTGTATGCAATATGCATTTATACAGTTAAAATGATccaaagatgaaagaaaaaaacccaacataaaatgtattaacagTTGCATGAGGGTTGAAGGTGGTAATTATATAGAGCTCTTATTTATTGTGATACAACAACAtacacataataataatacatttgtcccaatatttacaaaacaagaaggaaaatgtaagaaaaccaaaataaaatcacaaaaacagtcCTACATGATTGGTGcctgcaaagaaaaagaaattgaaTAATATTTAACACAAACAAGGTGTTATACTCAAAACAGAAGCATGACcggtagaaaaaaaacaaacaatttactTTCCCTTATAACTGCCATAACATTTAacgattaatctgctgattattttagataagataatcctttattagaCCTACAACAGGGAAACTTGctttattacagcagcaaaggggaGAGCAAAAATAGAGGGTATCAATTATGATGATGTGAAGCAGATCtgcaacaaatgattattttcattatcaatgaaTCTGCCGGTTATTTTCAAgatcaatcgattaatcatttagtctgtaaaattagagcctgactgatactcAATTTTTGGGGCCAATGCCGATATTACAGAGTTAAAGATTCTAATTTTGATTTATCAGCTGGTATATACATCATTTTTGCAATAACCCtttaaatgtggttatcaaatactgacaaaacaagcaacaatACACTTTATTGttcaaaatgtcttcagtgCACTAAAACCACAAACTTCACTGGGAAGTTAGTAATTATAAATCACCccacacatctttttttctgcattataatgtctttaaaaaatcGGAGCACATCAGACAACATATATGGCGATATCCATATGTCAGGTTctatataaaatgtcaaaaaaataaatacattgtgAAACGTGCTCATCATAAtgtcccagagcccaaagtgacgtgtTTAAATCTTTTTTGTCCTACCAACATCTAGACAcccaaagaaaagcagctgattcttacatttaagttttacttgattttacttgaaaaatgactggaaCAAATTAATTATTagattaattgccaactattttgacaatcagTTAATCCTTGTgagtaattaaataaataaaagtaaagtagcttctcaaatgtgaacattttctgtgttttttttactcctctatgacagtaaagtgaatatctttgggttgtggacaaaacaagacatctgaggagGCCTTctgaaacactgatcgacatttttcattttctgacattttaaagaccaagCAACCAATAGAGAAAATAATAGTCAGGTTTATCGACAAGCATAATACCGGTTTCAAGGTTTACCATGGCATGAAAATCGCTGCTTATCATattgtgtacatttgtttttccatgTTATTAAAGTCTACTGTGTTagtattattaaatatatatatatatatatatatatatatatatatatatatatatatatatatatatatatatatacatttcaaGTTTTTTATCAAgcttcatgtctgtcaggacataatattttatgaaattataataaagtgtttgtttaacaAAAAACCCTCCTGTTTCCATTCCTTTAGGGGTCAttttaactgataataataataattgtataaTATCGGGAAACTGATATTTTCTCAGATGGATGTCATgctgtgaaaatgtcacaacGTTGCAACTCTAGATTCAGCCAGAAAACAGACTTAAATAAAAGTTGTAATCTGTAGATTCACTTTTTGAATATATTACATGGTCATACAAATGGgacataaatgtgtatatatatttgataACGTAACTACAGGCAGCATGTACAACTATATTTAAGGGTTATTGTAATCTTTAGGGTGAATCTCCTAAAAGTATCAGCTCATGTAAGTGAGGACTAAAGTGAGTgaatatttaaaggagacatattatgctaattttaaGGTTCACAATTTTATTTCAGGTTACTAATACAATAGGTCTACATGTTTTAGTGCttgaaaaacagttttctcaTGGCCCAGTGCAGCAACACTCTGTTTCCcatctgaaatgctctgttttagctcccgtctctgtgaggcgtttcaggagcttCTGTTGGCGTAGACTTTTTACATTCCACTGTTACATGCATAGGAACCTTTATAACACactaaaggaaagaaaaacaaattaaaaagcataataggtcccctttaaaatgaattaagaTTATAAAACTGCAGTTTCATCTTtacaattttgtgttttttcaaagtCTAAAATGAGaaactattttacattttcattcatttagaaaataatcaaaagcttctcatgtttttatgttgtaaaCTCTAAACCGACCTTTTTGTCGTGACTTATAAGACTGATAAGAAACTGATGCAGTGATCATCTGAGGCGTTCTCATGAGGTGACCTCTCTCCAGTATTAGAGCTCAGTCTGAGGCTGTAAACTGTTTATCCACAAGGGGGAAGCAGCGCTGTTAGTCTGGAGCCAGTGACCATCAGGAGGGTgtttaaaactgacattttcaaGTGAACTCTTGCTGCTAGTTTTGaagaatacataaataaaggttgatgATGAGGGACTATAACCACAGCCCTGACTCAATACACCTTGTGATGAATGGTAACTGGTCTAATGCGGCCACATGTATTAAGAGATAAtatgaagagaaaatgaaacagatCAGTGAAGCATTGGTCTGCCAAGTAGAAACACATGCCGGTGGTTATCGAGAGTCTCACTCCTTGTCCTGCAACTTTATTAGTGTGATAAATACTGTGCACGCTCGTGATAAGGAGGACTTATAACTGCCAATAACGACATTATTGCTGTTTTGCAGCTCTCTGCCCGCTGTCGCTCGTCTTTCTCCTCTCATTCTGTAGTCTAAACTACACATTAACTCCCAGCTTTATTCCATTAGTGTCAAACAGGCCGCAGTGTAAAAGCAGCACACATGCATCATGGTTAATGAGGCTAATCTTAACAAAAGGGAACACCAGCCATTAAAACTTTATATGTATTATTAATCTGGTGGAAACAGTGTTGATAGATAATGAATACAGTGCAGAGTAGCTGCTAAATGTGGGTTTGTCTGCTTCACCAAGACAGTGGAAATCTATTAAGACTGACTCAGAGGTCTAATAGAAGAAGTGTTTATCTCCTAAAATCCAGTTTTGCCTTAAATTCTGTCTATAACATCATTGTTAAGATAATCATTCAGTTTGTCAGACAGTTGTACATGTAAATTGTGTTCCCAGTGAAGCTGTATGATGTTAAATATTCAAACCCAAGACATGGACAAGGATAATGTTTTATGGCTGCAGTATTCCTCTATCAAGCTTTAATATTCTCGATGTCTTGTGCatcattttatacacatttccacaaaattAAAATCGATTTCATCTTGAGATCTCTACCAGAATTTATAATAAATCTCTGAGGAATTCAACAAAGTTTGGTTGCACAACATCACTGACCGACCCAGCAGTGGTTTAGTGGGATGAAGAGGTGAAAGTAGGAAAAGGGCCGCTAGAGGGCAGCTCTGTCCTTTTATCCACCAGAGAGTTCACTGTGGAAAACACCCAGTGAGACTCTCTGAGGAAGCTAAATACATCTGTACACATCCACAGCTCGGCTCTTGCCCTTCTAATCGGTTCCCTTTCTGGTTTTTcgtttaaatgttgttttataaaatcTTCTTCTTAATTTGCAGTCTAAAGGTTTTTCTATTatcagctgtctgtgtttgattttactgcagcatcaTCTCCACCACTGTTGTTTGTATCCCTATTTTTGTATAATGATTCTTTCTTGTCTATATTTTCCTTATTCCTTAttctcgaaaaaaaaaaactgtgactcATCTGAAATTCTTGAAGCTCATAAATAACTACTGTAGaatatattgattttattttatgtatttgcccagtaaaacaaagcagaagaaaCACACCCCTCAAGTCCTACAGACCTCAGTATGCATTACAAACATATACAAAAGTCCTGTTATCCACAAAAATAAGCGTAGAGTGGCACTCGGTAGGTCCagtccaatatcaaataaaacacatttaaatctgctagatccagatttttatttgggtCCACATGaaactgtactcactcacagcagccacctaaatacacctgatttcaTGGAGATTATGCATTATatcctgagaaattaacaaaaatgctttgaaaaatgtcctatctcgcaatgttaacgaaagtgagaaaaaaaatccaggatccgtccctttatccagatacacaccaaaagttaatggggtctgttctgggtggagacccatcctccatccatgtTTTGTGTAAATCAGTTCAGTaggttttgtgtaatcctggtgacaaaccaaccaacaaactgacatataacataaaacatattcaaatgtaTAAGTATTGTCCATACAAAATGAGCCATACAGTGCCGCTGCATGATGTACTTttagccctttttttttttttttttttagaaaccaATGTTTATGGATGATATAGGAAAAACGTCACATTGCCAGAACAACCATCAAGAATAGggggaaggtggaggagggctTTGTGTTTATTACAGATAATGAGTGAAGCACATACTTGTGAAATGATGGCATCACTTTGTCGTGTAAATTtagctttatttatatttatatatttaaagcCCAAAATCCAATGGCCTCAGTGAGCTTTACAGTCTTTACCGTGTacgacaccctctgtccttTCACCCTCGATTCGATTCAGAAAGAATCTGATTCTTTAAAGAAGCTTTTCTGGTTCAGGTAAAGCTTCAATTACCTTTTCCCTTTTGATTGTGCCATCCACTGCACACCAACACTTTTCCTTTTCGGGGTAAatacagtaatctgtctgtggTTAACGAGGGTTAATAACAATCCTTTTATCACCAAGTATCTGGCAATCTGCTGCAGTTATAAAACACCTCATTAGCTCTGTATGAAGCCCACTGAATCAGACCTTTCATTCAAACACAGCGTGAGTGATATCGTGCTAACTGAAATGGTTTTTAAATTTGGCTTTCCCAGAAGAACAGTCACATTTTCACAGTCAGTTCAATTACATAATTACAAGATTTACTTTAATAAACATCCTGTTGTTATAgtcccctccagtcaaaaattagtttttcttcctcttcttcctcttggtgaagtttgagcttcactgtgtataATGATGTAtatgcagagtttgacactagaaggctgttttcacattcattgctcaaagagtacattttctctgtgctcattaaaaatctgattttgaaGAGGCAGGGCCTACGAGCATGTGAGCCAAGTGTGATGTGGTAACTGGACCTGGACTTTACAGTGACTTAGGCtacatcttgtgtccagcagttaaacttgttcaatgaaaaatatttttatttttcatatattctggAATTTTGAATGAGTGGGACAGATCAGGggccattttaaggattttcctgctgtttcagaacttttttcattgcttttgtTTAGATTGTTTCACTCTGCTTCTTTAAGTAACAATACACCTAAGGATAATGAAGGATGCTGTACAAAGAGGAGACAGATCTCTGGCAAAACATTCTGCTTAAAGTCAGCAAAAAGGTACAAGAAACTGGTGTAAAGGTGAGCCTCCAGGGAAAGAACAGTGGTTTGAGATTGTCTTGGATGTCTTCTCAACAGAAAAGCTGATAACTAAAGAATCAAAGGCAATATCTTCAACAAGAGCTGGGAAAATGGACCATTTATATGAAACATGAACTCAACATGGAGCTGAGAATGAGAAAATATACATGTCTGAACTAGCTGCTGGCAACTGTTGCTCATCTATTTGTTTTGGTGTTGTATTGATTGGAGCTCGTCATGTTCTGTCcagagctgaaaacacaatatatacattaaagtaacaaaaatagaaaaaagaataatttcACTTATTTCCTGATCCTTGTATTTGGCCTGTTTAGCATTTTCTTGTTACAGAGGTGATAAAACTATACATATTGTTtgctcaagtagaagtacagatagttgtgtaaaaacagactctgataaaagtaaaagtactgattcaacgTCTTTACTCaggtaaaagtaataaagtacaggctctaaaatgtacttaaagtatcaaagtaaaaagtatccccCGAAGGACTTTTCTACCGGCCGTTTCTGTGCAAAGCAGCTAACTGTACCTCATGtcatattaatattattgaaagactattaaacttaaaggtagaatcagttggatttgtcccagctgttcctgaacgcagATAGATGATTGttgtctcattcccaggacgtcacatagccacattttgggttggtaaaacaaaaaaaattgagaaataCAGGCAgacacaacataaaaataatcaataattcccctcaaatgcattataACTAAACTAAGgagcctgtttttaaaatgtaaggaggagaatgtacagatatttgtgttcaaatgtagggaggaaaagtcaaaagttgtcagaaaaataaatactcaagtacagatacctgaaaatcTACTTAAgcacagtaacaaagtatttgttcTTTGTTACTCCCCACCTCTGGTTTTATTAATACACAGTGTCATTTTGAATTGTTGCTTTTTTATGCTGTGAATTACTTACTTGTGTTTGGTGCCCACTTTGTGGAAGCTAACAGGGATTCAGACAAGGAATAAAGCAGTGTGTGAACCTGATGTCTGCTGAGGTGTGGTGATGTGTTTTACCACGCTGTAAGACAGTTTATGAGGAGACGGCTTGAATAACTTGTCTGAGATGAATTGCTTGTTTTCACTTGGAGTTTTCTGGCTGGAGTCTGAACACTTCCCTGCATGACAAACACAGGGTCGTATGTTTAAATCTGGATTAACTTGACAAATATGATATgacatattttttctgtgttgtttgcCAGACTGCTCGCCTCATCACGTTAGAGCGGTCTGGCTTTAACTAAATAACTTATCTTAAATACTGGAACACGAGAAATGCCTCTTTAACCTCATTACTCCTGGACACATAACAGAAATCCTCTGATATCTGACTCTTTTGTTTGTAATATCAATTattcaccaccaccactgatGTCTTATCATGTCAGAAACTGCATCTGTGAAGTCATGTTGAAATTGGTTTAATATCACCGAAGTTGTTTATCATCACAGGAGAGTAATTCTTGTTTAGATTGTTCACAAAGTATGAGGCTCATCCAAATCCAAATAACCATATCCAAAACTGAAAGAGCGGCTGCATACGCTCTTTTCCAAACATGTTTCTATAATTCTGTTTGAG harbors:
- the anp32a gene encoding acidic leucine-rich nuclear phosphoprotein 32 family member A, coding for MDMKKRIHLELRNRTPSDVKELVLDNCRSNEGKIEGLTDEFEELEFLSTINVGLTTVAHLPKLNKLKKLELSDNRISGGLEVLAAKCPNLTHLNLSGNKIKDLSTIEPLKELGTLKSLDLFNCEVTNLNEYRDNVFKLLPQLTYLDGYDKDDKEAPDSDAEVYAEGLDDDEDDEDDVDEEEYDEDTAPGDEEEEEGEEDEEENEEEEEEDLSGEEEEEEDLNDREVDDEDDEEEERGQKRKRELDEEGEEDDDD